The following coding sequences lie in one Spinacia oleracea cultivar Varoflay chromosome 1, BTI_SOV_V1, whole genome shotgun sequence genomic window:
- the LOC110778332 gene encoding uncharacterized protein, with product MTGDSEDLSDGEEPHEEKDEAIPDPVTKRLNKMENHMKKRCSLMMKLMTKLPGAPTPVETEPTDGYAASPFCEAIARVTVPHQLRLPTWTTLYDGTSDPYRHVNFYKQRMWQIGIPYDLVEPIMCKSFGGTLDGAALEWLMNITPGSIFCLSDLINAFYQQFASSRQLEKQTSDLYRTAIEAFKSGLVPNSELYRELTKYPCANFEEVRSRATAQMRIEDDEITRMVSQRPAGGSSDRRSYTPRNNGWRHQPYNRQGQVQNVNQYDDTNSVYRNERVVYPPISEYGFNVDIGGVVNALQSLGGTFRWPKKSDKPDSMKDMSRWCDFHRDNGHTTEECISLKKEVAYLLKRGHLKDLLSDKGKETYNKDSSSQPNPAPSGDRPAPPTFEKVVNVISGGSDICGLTSSAAKKINRGESEAVKEGQTEDEVALDKSLAAMIITFDDSDLTDTIQEHHDGLVISLPIGNALIKRILIDNGSSANVLFLEALQEMGLDEKSIIRRSTVLVGFSGESLRTVGEISLPTYAEGVNVMTKFNIVDCPSAYNVILGRSWIHKMKAAPSTYHQSIKFPTKWGVMEIKGQQRDAKKCYETAMKPSKSSI from the exons ATGACTGGCGACTCTGAAGACCTGTCCGACGGCGAGGAGCCACATGAGGAAAAGGATGAAGCAATACCGGACCCCGTCACCAAGCGCCTAAATAAGATGGAAAATCACATGAAGAAGCGATGCTCGTTGATGATGAAGCTGATGACCAAACTGCCGGGGGCACCCACGCCCGTGGAGACCGAGCCGACCGACGGGTATGCAGCATCGCCGTTCTGTGAAGCGATCGCTAGGGTGACGGTACCACACCAGCTCCGACTCCCTACCTGGACCACCCTGTATGACGGAACGTCTGATCCATACAGACACGTCAACTTCTACAAGCAGCGAATGTGGCAGATCGGCATCCCCTACGACCTGGTCGAGCCCATCATGTGCAAATCCTTCGGAGGAACCCTCGACGGAGCAGCCCTGGAATGGCTCATGAACATAACACCTGGATCTATCTTCTGCCTGTCCGACCTCATCAACGCCTTCTACCAACAATTCGCCAGCAGTCGCCAGTTGGAGAAACAAACAAGTGACCTCTATCG GACAGCCATCGAAGCATTCAAGAGCGGTCTCGTCCCCAACTCAGAGTTGTACCGGGAACTAACCAAATATCCCTGTGCAAACTTCGAAGAAGTCAGATCGAGGGCTACGGCCCAGATGCGGATTGAAGACGACGAGATTACACGAATGGTTTCTCAGCGACCAGCAGGGGGCAGCAGCGACAGGAGGTCGTACACCCCAAGGAACAACGGCTGGAGACACCAACCATACAACCGCCAGGGTCAGGTACAAAATGTCAATCAATATGATGATACTAACAGTGTTTACAGGAATGAACGGGTCGTTTATCCCCCCATCTCCGAGTATGGCTTCAACGTCGACATCGGAGGCGTGGTAAACGCCCTTCAAAGTTTAGGCGGTACCTTCAGATGGCCTAAGAAGAGTGACAAACCAGACTCTATGAAGGACATGAGCAGGTGGTGCGACTTCCACCGCGACAATGGCCACACAACCGAGGAATGCATCTCCCTCAAAAAGGAGGTGGCGTATCTATTGAAAAGAGGCCACCTGAAGGACCTACTGAGCGACAAAGGAAAGGAGACGTACAACAAGGATAGCAGCTCCCAACCCAACCCAGCACCAAGCGGCGACCGACCAGCCCCGCCCACGTTCGAAAAAGTGGTAAACGTTATTTCTGGTGGTTCAGATATATGTGGACTAACTtcttctgcagctaaaaaaATCAACAGGGGCGAATCTGAAGCCGTCAAAGAGGGGCAGACCGAAGACGAAGTAGCACTCGACAAGTCATTAGCGGCGATGATAATAACCTTCGACGACTCAGATTTAACCGACACAATACAGGAACATCATGACGGGCTAGTCATATCGCTCCCAATAGGCAACGCTCTCATCAAAAGGATATTGATCGACAACGGCAGTTCAGCAAACGTATTATTCCTAGAGGCTCTGCAGGAAATGGGACTAGACGAAAAGAGTATAATCAGAAGGTCgacagtcctagtaggattcagtGGAGAATCGCTACGAACAGTAGGAGAGATATCGCTGCCTACGTACGCAGAAGGTGTTAATGTGATGACCAAGTTCAACATCGTCGACTGCCCATCAGCATACAACGTCATTTTGGGACGATcatggatccacaaaatgaagGCGGCGCCGTCGACATACCACCAGTCAATCAAGTTCCCAACCAAATGGGGAgtcatggaaatcaaaggacAGCAAAGGGACGCAAAGAAATGTTATGAAACGGCGATGAAACCATCAAAGTCATccatctag